In Molothrus aeneus isolate 106 unplaced genomic scaffold, BPBGC_Maene_1.0 scaffold_34, whole genome shotgun sequence, a single window of DNA contains:
- the LOC136570437 gene encoding olfactory receptor 14C36-like has translation MSNSSSIRHFLLLALADTRQLQLLHFCLLLGISLPALLGNGLIISAVACGHHLHMPMFFFLLNLALSDLGSICTTVPKAMHNSLWDTSTISYSACAAQVFFFAFFIAAEYFLLTIMCYDRYVSICKPLHYGTLLGSRACAHMAAAAWASGFLNALLNTANTFSLPLCHGNALGQFFCEIPQILMLSCSHSKLRELGIVVVGVFVVSGCFVFIVFSYVHIFRAVLRIPSEQGRHKAFSTCLPHLAVVSLFVSTAIFAYLKPSSISSPSLDLAVSVLYSVVPPALNPLIYSLRNQDLMDALRKMMTR, from the coding sequence atgtccaacagcagctccatcaggcacttcctcctgctggcattggcagacacgcggcagctgcagctcctgcacttctgcctcttgctgggcatctccctgcctgccctcctgggcaacggcctcatcatcagcgccgtagcctgcggccaccacctgcacatgcccatgttcttcttcctgctcaacctggccctcagcgacctgggctccatctgcaccactgtccccaaagccatgcacaattccctctgggacaccagcaccatctcctactcagcatgtgctgcacaggttttcttctttgcctttttcattgcaGCAGAGTATTTCCTcctgaccatcatgtgctacgaccgctacgtgtccatctgcaaacccctgcactacgggaccctcctgggcagcagagcttgtgcccacatggcagcagctgcctgggccagtggcTTCCTCAATGCTCTGCTGAACAcagccaatacattttccctgcccctgtgccatggcaatgccctgggccagttcttctgtgaaatcccacagatcctcatgctctcctgctcacactccaAACTCAGGGAACTTGGGATTGTTGTGGTTGGTGTCTTTGTAGTTTCTggctgttttgtgttcattgttTTCTCTTATGTGCAtatcttcagggctgtgctgaggatcccctctgagcagggacggcacaaagccttttccacctgcctccctcacctggctgtggtcTCCCTCTTTGTCAGCACTGCCATTTTTGCTTACCTGAAGCCCTcatccatctcctccccatccctagATCTGGCAGTGTCAGTTCTGTACTcggtggtgcctccagccctgaaccccctcatctacagcctgaggaaccaggacCTCATGGATGCCCTGAGGAAAATGATGACCAGATGA